CATTCTCAGATTACTTGACTTGCTGCTAGCTtaaaggagagaaaaaaaatccTGCTTTCATTTACCTTTAAGTCTAAGAGAAGGCTTTTTCTTTCTATTAAAAGATCACAAATCAGAGGGGTGGTCAGTCCTCTTTCAATCCTTCATCTTCTTATGAGTAGCCGCCACAGGGGGTCCTCAGTCTGAATCCTTCACTAGCATTGGACCAACAGTCAGTCTAGCTCTCGCTCTTATCCAATTTCCTTATCCTTTCAGGGCAAGGTCGGAGTAGTAGGAAAATACAATTTCTTTTGTTGCATGCGGACCCGCTTgtgagactgaagaaattgaagctAAATGACAATCTTAACCTACTTGCTTACAGGATCCTTAAGAAACTGTGGACTTTTGCACCTTTCTGTCTAGCTTGAGTTATCTTTTAGTTCTCTCCCCTCGGCAAAGTGGATAGGAAAGAGTCTTGCTTCCATTCCACTAGCCAAGAATAAGGAGAGTGACTTTCTCTTTTGAACCTCTTAAGCTGACTTGAAAAAAAAGTGGTACACCCCTCAGAGATATAGGGACCGCCATGCTCGTCCACTTTCTTGATAAACGACTCGATGCATTTTCTCTTCCTTGCCGCTGAGACTGAGACATATCAAAAAGATCTATTACTAAAAGGAGATTGGGATCATCCTGTGGTTACCGGATGATGGGAATAACTAAGCATAAATTTGGAAATGAGCATGAAATGTCTATAAATGAATTTTCTCATTATTCGTTATTTCCGGGTCTTTTCGTTGCATTCACTTACAACAAGAAACAACCACCAGCGTTTGGTGCAGCACTTGCATTTTGGTgcattcttcttcctttccttggTCTTTCGTTCCATCATATTCCAAATAACTTATCTAATTACAACGTATTACCCGCTAATGCACCTTTTTTTATCAAATCTCAGAGACATGGTCTAATCATGAGGGTAGTATTTTATCATGGTGTTGGATCCCAAGTTTTTATGGATTCCTTTTTTGTTACCGGGGTCGACCCCAAAGCCATAATGTCTCAAAACGAAGAGGCTATAGAGAAACTTTGATTTTTTCCTTTGTCTCGAACTTCGTGAAGAACTCCATTCTATCTCTCCAACAAAAAAGTCGGGCTGCACCCCAGTTGTACACTCCCTTCGTTCGGAGAACCCTTGTTGATTCTGAACTCCGTTCGCAAAGTAAGCGTCCTTTTAACGGGCCAGCCCTTTTTAATGCGCCGCTTGACCCTATTTTGAAAATGAGCTTTGCTCTTCTGGGCGCTGGGCGCTCCCGTGGTTCGCGAGAAGGAAAAAGGACTAATCTTTTGTTACATCTGGCACGAGATGAAAAAGAGAGAGCTTCGTCTATCGATGAACAACAGATTGACGGAGCTCTTGGCATTGCTTTGTTTTTCTCTCCTTTCCTATCAGCGAGTTCCGATCCTTTTGTTCGAAATTTCTTCGTTCGTACCGAACCGCTTGCAAAATCAAATCCAGTTCCACAAGATCCTATATCAGCTATACATCCTCCTTGCATTTATGCCGGAGATGTCGCCAGTGCTATGGGCTTTGGGTTATGTAGATCAAACATGATGAATGGGATTGTGGCACTCCACTCGCCGCCAATGCGGAAGGATGCCGCTGAAAAGAATGGAACGCTGCTTCGCTCTGCTGGATGCGTCAGATCCCATATAAGAAGCTCGCTCTTTACccgatcattcaaatattttgtgggCGGCGCACCTACTCTATTGTTGCGTAGCAATAGAAGCCTGCtcatgctgcttcggcggcgcttTTTCGCCTTCTCTTCGCTCTGGACAGGAGCGCTAATGGACACGGGGAGGGAGCAGGCGAAGCGTGTCGTTCGTAATGGAAAGAAAGACACCACTACTTCACCTCTTTGTTGGACCGCCGGCGCGAACACGGTGGTCTCTGACCAGGACCAGGAACCAATTCAAATTTGGATCTTGACATGTCGGTTGTTTTTAACCGTAGGCATCTCGCCAGGAAGTTGGTGGGCTCATCATGAATTAGGTCGGGGTGGCTGGTGGTTTTGGGATCCCGTAGAAAATGTGTATTTTATGCCTCGGGTATTAGCCACAACTCGTATTCATTCAGTAATTCTACCCCTTCTTCATTCTTGGACATCGCTTCTGAATATTTTGACTCTTCCATGCTGTGTCTTAGGAACCTTTTCAATACGGTCCGGATTGCTAGCTCCTGTTCATAGTTCCGCTACAGACGATACATGAGGAAGATTTTTATGGCGGTTCTTCCTTCTAATTACAGGCATATCTATGACTCTTTTTTACCAGATGAAGCAGGAGGCATCGGTCCGTAGAACCTATAAAAAAGAGATGGTTGTGGCGCGAAGTGCTCTTGTGCACCTATGTCACTCGGCTCGCGCGCAACCCCGCCCCGTTATGTTATGTTATGGAAGAATTTAACTTCTTGCTGGGCTGGTTATTCAGAGCCAGCAGCTGGCTGCCGGATTGGGTGAGCCAAATTTCATAAAGGaaatacattatttatgaaattggGGTATCTACTGATACAAACAAGGTAGAGGGCATGACAGCTTGGACAGAACCAGCCAATATCAGAGAACTCCGAGGGTTGCAGGGGTTATTACAGGAGGTTTGTATCGAGGTATGGAGCTATCAGCAGGCCTTTaactgagttgttaaagaaaggTGTGGAGAAGAAGCCAGAAAAGCATTTCTCAAGCTCAAAAGTGCTAAGTTATGGTGATGCCTTTGAACGTTGACTGGGAGAGCGGCTCGAAAGAGTTGGGACAGACTAGAAGCTTTGAAGTTTATGTTCTTTAAAAAGATAATAGCAATCTTGACTTACATCCGGTCAAGATCCCCGTGAAGGAATGCTGATTGAACATCGAGCTGATAAATAGGGAGTACCATACCCAAGATACTCCATTAAAGGAAAGGTATGCTTGTTTGATTTCCTTGGTCCGAGAACAAACACCACAAACTCTCGCAGTCGATGAGGAAACATTAGTAAAACTACATTTCAGTAATCCGTCTGGCCTTAACCTCTACGCAAGGAGATCTTACGTATAGACCCATGATTAGGTAACTACTTCTTCTTTTATTCGGAGTATCCAATGGAAAGTGGGCCTCTATCTACAAGTCATGGGTACCTGGGCGCTAGAAAGGTTACCGAACCAGGGTTAAGTGAGGCTGTTCAAACTTGATGGCCTTCACTATCGGATGTATATGAGTAAAATCAGACAATACTATCACAACCTAGCGTTATCCAGATCTTTCGTTGATCCAGGTGATTTTGGGAAGGACTCAACATTCTCCCACAAAAGGCCAGGCCTTGAGTTTCTAGCCGACTCATATAAGTCAGGGTGTCAATTTTTTTAGGTGACGTATCTTTCTCTCTGATGTTCTTCGTGGTCTCAAAGGATGATCAGTCGGATAGCGACATTGGTAAATAAAAAGAAGAAGTTTACACGTCGGGTGCATACTTCAGTGCCACTAATTAGCGACTTTTTTTGCCCTTTACCTACACCATGTAGACCGGAGGATTACACAGAATCCCATTGGCGAGTTTTAGATAGCTAGGTTATTCAAGAAACTTGGAATACCAGCTCCAATGCTTGGCTTGCTGAATCAGCATATGGATTACTTCATTGAATTTCTCGGCCCGAGCTCTTGTGATTGGTCCACTTGGCAGGTGGAGTGGATCCTTAGCAGGTTCATGTATTCCTTGTTTACGTAGCTCTTCTATTGGATCACGTAGCCCCTCCGTTGGATTACGTTGCTCTGCCCTTGgattacttgagtcatttctggGTTTACTTGGCTGCTCCACAACATGTTGGTTACTTGATCCTTCGCTTTGTTTACTTGGGAGCCCAATACTTATTGGTTGGGAAAATTACCTTCCAAGGAAAATGATCCTCCCACTGGACCAAAAAACCCATATATTCCCATGGGAATGGGTGGTGCTGAACAAGCAGGCAGGCCCAACGTTGTTTATCTTTACTGCAATTCTGGTTAGGTAAAAGGAATTCCGCAGCAGCGGGTACATGATTAGTTACAACCAACGGAAAGACTTATTGAAATAATAGGGAATTTCCTCATCCAGTCTACTCCTAGGAGTACATCATATGCTCCCAACTCCATGGCCAACAAATCAAACTTCAATCGATATCCTTGCATCTCCTACTGTACACCAGAACACATCCCATACAATCGGCCCGAAGGGCATCAATGAGCAGTCCTACTAAATAGGCATAGAGATACATTAGCCGAGATTGCTTACAACAACTGCTATCACTCTAGCATCGgaatggcacctttcgaagcactCTACGGGAACCTTTGTCGTACCCTGATTTGTTGGGGTTGGCACGTACCGACCGACGGGGCCACAGAAGATGAAGGAGAGTGCCGAGAAGATTCCACTTATTCTAGATTAAAAGCAGTTCAGGACCAGGTACGCCGACCACGATATTGGGAGTTTGCAGTAGGTGatcatgcttgacttcggcttgaACCTACAAAGGGTGTGATGCATTTTTGAGTGAAGGATTAGGTATAGCTGACCGATACATCGGACCTTTCTTGGCCCATATCCCCCTAGCCCTTACTCCCTTGTTTCGGTGGTTGGTCTCTACCTTTTTCTGTCTCTTGGCTAGTTTGTCTTCCTCTTCTTTTTGAGGGTAACGTAGTAAAAATCCTTTATTTCAGGGGATTTCCCTTTTCTTTCCAAATGAATTTATGCTTAGTCTAAAATTGGTAAATACcaaataataatatatatatatatattattatttgAAATATGTACTagtttcttgaaactaacaaataGAGTTATAGCTTTGATTGACTTACTAGCTTACAGGAACGCTTTGAATCTCAACTTACTTTGAATGAGTGCTTCCCACATAGATTGCTGGAAAGAGGAGTGA
The sequence above is drawn from the Triticum aestivum cultivar Chinese Spring chromosome 7A, IWGSC CS RefSeq v2.1, whole genome shotgun sequence genome and encodes:
- the LOC123153208 gene encoding uncharacterized protein, whose amino-acid sequence is MQGGCIADIGSCGTGFDFASGSVRTKKFRTKGSELADRKGEKNKAMPRAPSICCSSIDEALSFSSRARCNKRLVLFPSREPRERPAPRRAKLIFKIGSSGALKRAGPLKGRLLCERSSESTRVLRTKGVYNWGAARLFCWRDRMEFFTKFETKEKIKVSL